In Novosphingobium resinovorum, the following are encoded in one genomic region:
- the copD gene encoding copper homeostasis membrane protein CopD: MNALVVARFTSYLFLLGAAGLPFYGTIRRRPPYDPARRIVLLCIAVIAIVASAAWAIVNVAAMAGVELHELDTETVFMVLRATPLGNVVQTRLAFLVLFCAALAWRPTPWLLSVFALLALATSAWAGHAGAGEGSSGTLLHASDVIHLFAAALWLGALLSFTTRLFCGLEPAQVICDLAEFADAGTIVVAALIGSGLVNAWLIADPSKDGLGTLSYGSWLSLIGAKILFFGAMLGFAALNRWRFVPSVVAGSPSAVTMLKWSLALETACAITVIIIVAYAGQLSPSGA; this comes from the coding sequence GTGAACGCCCTCGTCGTCGCCCGTTTCACAAGTTACTTGTTTCTGTTGGGAGCGGCGGGGCTACCCTTTTACGGGACGATCCGGCGCAGGCCGCCATACGATCCGGCCCGGCGCATCGTTCTCCTGTGCATAGCGGTCATTGCCATCGTCGCTTCCGCAGCATGGGCGATCGTCAATGTGGCAGCCATGGCAGGGGTGGAACTGCACGAGCTCGACACCGAAACCGTCTTCATGGTCCTGCGGGCAACACCGTTGGGAAACGTAGTGCAGACACGCCTGGCATTTCTGGTGCTGTTTTGCGCTGCGCTCGCATGGCGTCCCACTCCGTGGCTACTTTCCGTCTTCGCGCTTCTCGCCCTTGCGACATCGGCCTGGGCAGGTCACGCTGGCGCGGGTGAAGGATCATCGGGAACATTGCTTCACGCCAGCGACGTCATCCATCTGTTCGCCGCGGCGCTCTGGCTAGGTGCGCTCCTGTCGTTCACCACGCGGCTGTTCTGCGGGTTGGAGCCCGCACAGGTGATATGCGATCTTGCCGAATTCGCCGACGCCGGAACCATTGTCGTCGCCGCGCTGATCGGCTCCGGTCTCGTTAACGCCTGGTTGATCGCTGATCCGTCAAAAGACGGCCTCGGCACTTTGTCATACGGATCTTGGCTTTCGCTTATCGGCGCCAAAATCCTGTTTTTCGGCGCAATGCTTGGCTTTGCCGCTCTCAACAGATGGCGTTTTGTTCCATCGGTTGTCGCGGGCTCGCCGAGCGCTGTCACAATGCTCAAATGGTCGCTGGCCCTGGAAACTGCCTGTGCGATCACGGTCATAATCATAGTGGCCTACGCCGGCCAGCTCTCGCCATCCGGCGCGTGA
- a CDS encoding polyketide cyclase has product MASLEARLIGLTIDRSMKEAYAFASQPENFPEWAAGMSSSLHREGETWRAETPLGEATIRFSPPNEFGVLDHWVTLPGKPVIYIPLRMIENGTGTQVAFTLFRQPGMSEADFDQDAAMVEKDLAALKRLLESREPPQSGQA; this is encoded by the coding sequence ATGGCAAGTCTCGAAGCCCGCCTGATCGGCCTGACGATCGATCGTTCCATGAAAGAGGCCTACGCCTTTGCCAGCCAGCCCGAAAACTTTCCGGAATGGGCGGCAGGCATGTCGTCCTCTCTTCACCGTGAAGGCGAGACGTGGCGGGCAGAGACACCGCTGGGGGAGGCCACGATCAGGTTCAGCCCTCCCAATGAATTCGGCGTGCTCGACCATTGGGTCACGCTGCCGGGCAAGCCCGTCATCTACATCCCGCTGCGCATGATCGAGAACGGGACCGGCACACAGGTGGCGTTCACGCTATTCCGGCAGCCGGGCATGAGCGAAGCCGATTTCGATCAGGACGCCGCGATGGTCGAGAAGGATCTCGCCGCGCTAAAGCGC